The following are from one region of the Gloeomargarita lithophora Alchichica-D10 genome:
- a CDS encoding phosphotransacetylase family protein, giving the protein MTSRFLFVGSTQAYSGKSTAILGIAQQLQARQFRVGYGKPVGNSRVTTDPVPLDMDGHLCARVLNLPPPCLAPTLVFLEDWLKQPHLLPQAAPLTAALADYQHLTTPDVMLLEAPANLHEGHLFGLGLAQMAATLDAGIVLVVRFQSLLLLDELLMAQEHLGERLLGVLLNAVPTDQPVQEILVPMLEQRGIPVLGVLPRSRLLRSVRVGELAHHLQAQVVCCPERMDLLVEHLSIGAMSVNAALDYFRQGVNMVVITGSGRTDIQLAALEASTQCLVLTGSNPTHPMVLSRAEEMEIPLLMVDMDTLTAVETIERTFEQVRLQEPVKIQYVQQMMAQYLDTERLLSRWGYPCPSG; this is encoded by the coding sequence GTGACCAGTCGTTTTTTGTTTGTGGGTTCTACCCAGGCGTACAGTGGCAAATCCACCGCTATCCTCGGTATTGCCCAACAACTCCAAGCCCGCCAGTTCCGAGTCGGTTATGGCAAACCCGTGGGCAACAGTCGGGTGACCACCGACCCCGTTCCCCTGGATATGGATGGGCATTTGTGCGCCCGGGTTCTCAACCTGCCGCCGCCATGTCTGGCTCCCACGTTGGTTTTTTTAGAAGATTGGCTCAAACAGCCCCATTTGCTCCCCCAGGCGGCTCCGCTCACGGCGGCACTGGCGGATTATCAGCATTTGACCACCCCGGACGTGATGCTTTTGGAAGCCCCGGCCAATTTACACGAAGGGCATTTGTTTGGTTTGGGTTTGGCGCAAATGGCGGCGACCTTGGATGCGGGGATTGTGCTGGTGGTGCGGTTCCAATCCCTACTCTTGCTGGATGAATTGCTCATGGCTCAGGAACATCTGGGCGAACGCCTGCTGGGTGTACTGCTGAATGCGGTACCAACGGATCAACCGGTGCAGGAAATCCTGGTGCCCATGCTGGAACAACGGGGGATACCGGTGCTGGGGGTTTTGCCCCGCAGTCGGTTGTTACGCAGTGTGCGGGTGGGGGAATTGGCGCACCATTTGCAGGCGCAGGTGGTGTGTTGTCCCGAACGGATGGATTTGCTGGTGGAACACCTGTCCATCGGTGCCATGAGCGTCAATGCCGCCCTGGATTACTTTCGCCAGGGGGTGAATATGGTGGTAATCACCGGCAGTGGCCGCACGGATATTCAACTGGCCGCCCTGGAAGCCTCCACCCAATGCCTGGTTTTGACCGGCTCCAATCCCACCCACCCGATGGTTTTAAGCCGGGCGGAGGAGATGGAAATTCCCCTGCTGATGGTGGACATGGACACCCTGACGGCGGTGGAAACCATTGAACGCACCTTTGAGCAAGTGCGGTTGCAGGAGCCGGTGAAAATTCAATATGTGCAACAAATGATGGCGCAATACCTAGACACGGAACGGTTACTCAGCCGTTGGGGTTACCCATGCCCCAGCGGTTAA
- the trmD gene encoding tRNA (guanosine(37)-N1)-methyltransferase TrmD translates to MRFDVITLFPEFFTSPLSQGLMGKALAKEIATVIYTNPRNFTMDKHQRVDDEPYGGGVGMVLKPEPIFSAVESLPQLKPREIILLTPQGERLTQAHFHTWTNYQQLVLICGAYEGFDERIRYLVDREISLGDFVLTSGEIPALTIINGVLRLLPGTVGKAASLISESFSELLLEYPQYTRPPEFRGWPVPEILRSGNHQAIAEWRTAQQQQRTQERRPDLLGMEGLPARLPQFPVG, encoded by the coding sequence ATGCGTTTTGATGTAATTACTCTGTTCCCAGAATTTTTTACCAGCCCCCTATCCCAAGGGTTGATGGGTAAGGCATTGGCAAAGGAAATTGCCACCGTAATTTATACCAATCCCCGTAATTTTACGATGGACAAACATCAACGGGTGGATGATGAACCCTACGGGGGTGGGGTGGGAATGGTACTCAAACCAGAACCGATTTTTAGTGCGGTGGAATCTTTGCCCCAACTGAAACCCAGGGAAATTATTTTACTCACGCCCCAGGGGGAACGCCTTACCCAAGCCCATTTCCATACCTGGACAAATTATCAGCAGTTGGTGTTGATTTGTGGGGCTTATGAAGGGTTTGATGAGCGGATTCGTTATTTGGTAGATCGGGAAATTTCCCTGGGAGATTTTGTCTTGACCAGTGGGGAAATTCCGGCATTGACGATTATCAATGGCGTACTGCGGTTATTGCCAGGAACGGTGGGTAAAGCCGCCTCTCTAATCTCGGAAAGTTTTAGTGAATTGTTATTAGAGTATCCCCAATATACGCGCCCGCCGGAATTTCGGGGTTGGCCGGTGCCGGAGATTCTCCGCTCCGGGAACCACCAGGCCATCGCCGAGTGGCGCACGGCGCAACAGCAACAACGGACTCAAGAACGTCGCCCGGATTTACTGGGAATGGAGGGGTTGCCAGCCCGGTTGCCACAGTTCCCGGTCGGCTAA
- a CDS encoding adenine phosphoribosyltransferase, translated as MDLQTLIRDIPNFPQPGILFRDITTLLAHPQGLRFTIDELTRRFQGWGIDAVVGPESRGFIFGVPLAYTLGCGFVPVRKPGKLPGPVHQREYALEYGTDRLEIHQDGIQPHQRVLVVDDLLATGGTARAVGELVHQAQGELVGFGFVIELAGLGGRKQLPPAPVETLITYG; from the coding sequence ATGGATTTGCAAACCCTGATCCGGGACATTCCCAATTTTCCCCAACCGGGCATTTTATTTCGGGATATTACTACTTTGTTGGCGCACCCCCAGGGGCTACGGTTCACCATTGATGAATTGACCCGCCGGTTTCAGGGTTGGGGGATTGATGCGGTGGTGGGGCCCGAATCCCGGGGCTTTATTTTTGGTGTACCCCTGGCCTACACCCTGGGCTGTGGGTTTGTGCCGGTGCGGAAACCGGGAAAATTGCCGGGGCCGGTGCATCAGCGGGAGTACGCCCTGGAGTACGGCACTGACCGCTTGGAAATTCACCAAGACGGCATTCAGCCCCATCAACGGGTGCTGGTGGTGGATGACCTGCTGGCCACCGGGGGGACAGCCCGGGCGGTGGGGGAATTGGTGCATCAGGCGCAGGGGGAATTGGTGGGGTTTGGTTTTGTCATCGAATTGGCGGGTTTGGGCGGGCGCAAACAACTGCCCCCGGCGCCGGTGGAAACCCTGATTACCTATGGGTAA
- a CDS encoding DUF433 domain-containing protein — protein MDYQHIITIEPGKRSGKPCIRGMRITVYDILEYLASGMSEEEILEDFSELTSEDIKACLAFAADREKRLFMAAM, from the coding sequence ATGGACTACCAACATATCATTACAATTGAACCTGGAAAACGGAGTGGCAAGCCCTGTATTCGGGGTATGCGAATCACGGTGTATGACATCCTAGAATACTTGGCAAGTGGGATGAGCGAAGAGGAGATTTTGGAGGATTTTTCTGAACTCACTTCCGAGGATATTAAGGCTTGTCTTGCCTTTGCCGCTGACCGTGAAAAAAGGTTATTTATGGCAGCGATGTGA
- the uvrA gene encoding excinuclease ABC subunit UvrA, with the protein MGGSGVIRIRGARQHNLKNVDLELPRNQLIVFTGVSGSGKSSLAFDTIFAEGQRRYVESLSSYARQFLGQLDKPDVDAIEGLSPAISIDQKSTSHNPRSTVGTVTEIYDYLRLLFGRAGVPHCPVCDHNISPQTVDQIADQILHFSEGTRFQLLAPIVKGKKGTHQKVLANISQNGFARVRVNGKVYPLAEVPKLDKNHNHRLEIVVDRLVLKPDLQTRLIDSLTTCLKHGEGVVMVSIQEGENWRDVVFSENFACPEHGAVMSELSPRLFSFNSPYGACPECHGLGFLRRFSAELVIPDPKLPLYQAIAPWSDKPHDYYLSLLHSLGLTYGFALPTPWCQLTPEQQEIILNGAEEPIWVEGDSLYQSNRGFWKKYEGVLGILERQYREAGSELVQQKLDQYRLDSPCPVCHGARLKPEALAVRLGGYRITDLTQISVQECLYLLDRLELTPRQAQIAHLVLKEIRARLQFLLDVGLDYLTLDRAAMTLSGGEAQRIRLATQIGSGLTGVLYVLDEPSIGLHQRDNGRLLTTLKRLRDLGNTLIVVEHDEETITSADHLVDIGPGAGVHGGQIVVQGNLPKLLAHPDSLTGAYLSRRKEIFTPTQRRTGNGKTLRLKDAHRHNLQHIDVAIPLGMFVCVTGVSGSGKSTLVNELLHPALSHHFGQKIPFPSELKAIHGLDALDKVIVIDQSPIGRTPRSNSATYTGTFDAIRALFAETPAAKARGYKAGHFSFNLKGGRCEACGGQGVNVIEMNFLPNVYVQCDVCQGKRYSRETLEVKYKGQSIADVLEMTVEEACGFFDAIPQAVNRLQTLVDVGLGYIRLGQTAPTLSGGEAQRIKLATELSRRATGKTLYLIDEPTTGLSFYDVHRLVDIIQRLVDKGNTVLVIEHNLDVIRCCDWVIDLGPEGGHRGGQMVAVGTPEQVAAHPHSHTGRYLKTVLAHHPPPKFTANTPA; encoded by the coding sequence ATGGGCGGCAGTGGGGTAATTCGGATTCGGGGTGCCCGCCAGCACAATCTGAAAAATGTGGATTTGGAACTGCCCCGCAATCAACTGATTGTGTTTACCGGGGTGTCGGGTTCCGGGAAATCATCCCTAGCGTTTGATACGATTTTTGCCGAAGGACAACGGCGGTATGTAGAGTCCCTAAGTTCCTACGCCCGCCAGTTTTTGGGACAGTTGGACAAACCGGATGTGGATGCGATTGAAGGGTTAAGTCCAGCCATTTCCATTGACCAGAAATCCACTTCCCACAACCCCCGTTCTACGGTGGGGACGGTGACGGAAATTTACGATTATTTACGTCTGCTTTTTGGGCGGGCGGGGGTGCCCCATTGCCCCGTGTGTGATCATAATATCAGCCCCCAAACCGTGGATCAAATTGCCGATCAAATTTTACATTTCTCAGAAGGAACCCGGTTTCAACTGTTAGCCCCGATTGTCAAAGGGAAAAAGGGTACCCATCAAAAGGTCTTGGCGAATATCAGTCAAAATGGCTTTGCCCGGGTGCGGGTGAATGGCAAAGTATATCCTTTGGCCGAGGTACCCAAACTGGATAAAAATCACAATCATCGCCTGGAAATTGTTGTCGATCGTTTGGTGCTCAAACCCGACTTGCAAACCCGATTGATTGATTCGCTCACCACTTGTCTCAAACATGGGGAAGGGGTGGTTATGGTCAGTATTCAAGAGGGGGAAAATTGGCGGGATGTGGTCTTTTCAGAGAATTTTGCCTGCCCAGAGCATGGGGCGGTGATGTCGGAATTGTCTCCTCGATTATTTTCCTTTAATTCTCCCTACGGGGCGTGCCCAGAATGTCATGGGCTGGGTTTTCTCCGGCGATTCAGCGCAGAATTGGTGATCCCTGATCCCAAGTTACCTTTATACCAAGCCATTGCCCCCTGGTCGGATAAACCCCATGATTATTATTTAAGTTTATTGCACAGTTTGGGTTTGACCTACGGATTTGCGTTACCTACCCCCTGGTGCCAATTAACCCCCGAACAGCAGGAAATCATCTTAAACGGTGCGGAAGAACCCATTTGGGTAGAGGGGGATTCTCTCTACCAATCCAACCGGGGATTTTGGAAAAAATACGAGGGAGTATTGGGGATTTTAGAGCGACAGTATCGGGAGGCTGGTTCCGAATTGGTGCAACAAAAACTGGATCAATATCGGTTAGATTCCCCCTGTCCCGTCTGTCACGGTGCCCGCTTAAAACCGGAGGCTTTGGCGGTGCGTTTGGGGGGCTATCGGATCACGGATTTGACCCAAATTTCCGTGCAGGAATGTTTATATCTACTTGACCGGTTGGAACTCACACCCCGGCAGGCACAGATTGCCCATTTGGTATTAAAAGAAATTCGGGCACGCCTGCAATTTTTGTTGGATGTGGGGTTGGATTATTTAACTTTAGACCGGGCGGCCATGACCCTCTCCGGGGGGGAGGCGCAACGGATTCGTTTAGCCACGCAAATTGGCTCCGGTTTAACTGGGGTTTTGTATGTGTTGGATGAACCCAGTATTGGTCTTCATCAGCGGGATAATGGCCGGTTATTAACAACTCTGAAACGCCTGCGGGATTTGGGCAATACGTTGATTGTGGTCGAGCATGATGAAGAAACCATCACCAGTGCGGATCACTTAGTAGATATTGGACCGGGGGCGGGGGTGCATGGGGGGCAGATTGTTGTCCAAGGAAATTTGCCCAAACTATTAGCCCATCCTGATTCATTGACGGGGGCTTATTTGTCCCGGCGCAAGGAAATTTTCACGCCAACGCAACGCCGAACGGGGAATGGTAAAACCCTGCGCTTGAAAGATGCCCACCGCCACAATTTACAACATATTGATGTGGCTATTCCCCTGGGGATGTTTGTCTGTGTGACGGGGGTATCCGGGTCAGGAAAATCTACCCTGGTTAATGAATTATTGCATCCCGCCTTGTCCCATCACTTCGGTCAAAAAATCCCTTTTCCCAGCGAACTAAAAGCGATTCACGGGTTAGATGCCCTAGACAAGGTGATCGTCATTGACCAGTCCCCCATTGGCCGCACTCCCCGTTCCAATTCCGCCACCTATACGGGCACCTTTGATGCCATTCGTGCCCTGTTTGCAGAAACTCCGGCGGCTAAGGCCAGGGGCTACAAAGCAGGCCATTTTTCCTTCAATCTTAAGGGGGGACGCTGTGAAGCCTGTGGCGGTCAAGGGGTAAATGTGATCGAAATGAACTTCCTTCCCAATGTGTATGTCCAGTGCGATGTGTGCCAGGGCAAACGTTACAGTCGGGAAACCTTAGAAGTGAAATATAAAGGCCAATCCATTGCCGATGTATTGGAGATGACGGTGGAGGAAGCCTGTGGTTTTTTTGATGCCATTCCCCAGGCGGTGAATCGGTTACAAACCTTGGTGGATGTGGGCTTGGGATATATTCGTTTGGGACAGACCGCACCTACGTTATCGGGGGGAGAAGCCCAGCGGATTAAACTCGCTACGGAATTATCCCGGCGGGCCACCGGCAAAACCTTATATTTGATTGATGAACCCACCACGGGGTTATCTTTTTATGATGTGCATCGGTTGGTGGATATTATTCAGCGGTTGGTGGATAAGGGCAATACGGTGTTGGTGATTGAACATAATTTGGATGTGATTCGCTGTTGTGATTGGGTGATTGATTTAGGGCCAGAAGGGGGACATCGGGGGGGGCAAATGGTGGCTGTGGGAACCCCGGAGCAGGTGGCGGCGCATCCCCATTCCCACACGGGGCGTTACCTAAAAACCGTGTTGGCGCACCATCCGCCCCCCAAATTCACGGCAAATACCCCCGCATAG
- a CDS encoding TIGR02450 family Trp-rich protein, whose translation MPQRLMPRLGSQWTARQSTWGWCHFQVKNIRRKAQFTFVEMVAVCDPKVRFWLNAQQLADRELWQPGWQPLHSQ comes from the coding sequence ATGCCCCAGCGGTTAATGCCCCGTTTGGGTTCCCAGTGGACAGCCCGCCAGAGCACCTGGGGTTGGTGCCACTTTCAGGTGAAAAATATCCGCCGTAAAGCCCAATTCACCTTTGTGGAAATGGTGGCTGTGTGTGACCCCAAGGTGCGATTTTGGCTCAATGCCCAACAATTAGCCGACCGGGAACTGTGGCAACCGGGCTGGCAACCCCTCCATTCCCAGTAA
- a CDS encoding glutathione S-transferase family protein — protein MGLLMDGVWHDQWYETTSTGGRFVRQEAQFRHWITADVGQYIAESGRYHLYVSYACPWAHRTLIFRALKGLESLISISVVNWLMGEQGWTFTPAVGVIPDPIFQAHYLHEIYTQADPHYTGRVTVPVLWDQQTQTIVNNESSEIIRMFNQAFDQLGTTPGDYYPLSLRPEIDAINERIYHTVNNGVYRCGFATSQSAYDEAIQPLFATLDWLEVHLATHRYLLGAQLTEADWRLFTTLVRFDPVYVGHFKCNLRRLVDYSHLWAYVRELYQMPGMAATVNMEHIKGHYYQSHATINPTRIVPAGPLIDLMLPHGREGMGCI, from the coding sequence ATGGGACTCTTAATGGATGGCGTTTGGCATGATCAATGGTATGAAACCACCAGTACCGGTGGGCGATTTGTCCGCCAAGAAGCGCAATTTCGCCACTGGATCACTGCCGATGTGGGGCAATATATTGCTGAATCGGGTCGCTATCACCTCTACGTTTCCTATGCCTGTCCCTGGGCACATCGGACTTTGATTTTCCGTGCCCTGAAAGGGTTGGAATCACTCATTTCTATTTCGGTAGTGAATTGGTTGATGGGGGAACAGGGGTGGACGTTTACACCGGCGGTTGGGGTTATCCCTGACCCGATTTTTCAGGCGCATTATTTGCATGAAATTTATACCCAAGCCGACCCCCATTACACGGGGCGAGTCACGGTGCCGGTGCTGTGGGATCAGCAGACCCAAACCATCGTTAATAACGAATCTTCGGAAATTATTCGGATGTTTAACCAGGCGTTTGACCAACTGGGAACTACGCCGGGGGATTATTATCCGTTGAGCTTGCGCCCGGAGATTGATGCCATCAATGAACGGATTTATCACACGGTAAATAATGGCGTATATCGCTGTGGGTTTGCCACTTCTCAGTCTGCCTATGATGAGGCGATTCAACCCCTATTCGCCACTTTAGATTGGTTGGAAGTACATCTGGCTACCCATCGTTATCTATTGGGAGCGCAACTGACGGAAGCGGACTGGCGATTGTTTACCACGTTGGTACGATTTGACCCGGTTTATGTAGGGCATTTCAAGTGTAATCTGCGCCGTTTGGTTGACTATTCCCACCTCTGGGCCTATGTGCGGGAACTGTATCAAATGCCGGGGATGGCGGCAACGGTGAATATGGAACATATCAAGGGTCATTATTACCAAAGTCATGCCACGATTAACCCCACTCGCATTGTGCCGGCTGGGCCGCTGATTGATTTAATGCTTCCCCACGGACGGGAGGGGATGGGGTGCATCTGA
- a CDS encoding type II toxin-antitoxin system VapC family toxin has translation MSGFLVDSNVLLDVLTADPTWFEWSAAQLADCTERGRLLINPIIYAEVSIGFTHKEELESALPPAFFERESLPYEAAFLAGKAFLSYRRKGGERRSPLPDFYIGAHAVIAEHILLTRDATRYRTYFPEVSLIAPA, from the coding sequence ATGAGCGGTTTCCTGGTGGATAGCAATGTCCTCCTCGATGTTTTGACCGCCGACCCAACGTGGTTTGAGTGGTCAGCGGCACAACTAGCTGACTGTACTGAACGGGGCAGATTGCTGATCAACCCGATTATCTATGCGGAAGTTTCAATCGGATTTACGCACAAGGAAGAACTAGAATCGGCGTTACCTCCAGCTTTTTTTGAGCGTGAATCTCTACCTTATGAAGCGGCATTTTTGGCAGGAAAGGCTTTTTTGAGCTATCGGCGAAAAGGTGGTGAACGCCGCTCGCCATTGCCGGATTTTTACATCGGTGCCCATGCAGTAATTGCAGAACATATCTTACTAACCAGGGATGCAACTCGCTATCGCACTTACTTCCCGGAAGTTTCCCTGATTGCCCCTGCCTGA
- a CDS encoding DUF2281 domain-containing protein, with the protein MTTTEMEILKILRQLPPPALAEVKVFLDFLSWRYQTTPMPSQHRGIEMLAAMRGKATAGMTTDEILELTRGAG; encoded by the coding sequence ATGACAACCACGGAGATGGAAATCCTCAAAATCCTTCGCCAGTTACCCCCACCGGCTTTGGCTGAAGTCAAAGTCTTTTTGGATTTTTTGTCCTGGCGTTATCAAACGACCCCGATGCCATCCCAGCACCGGGGGATTGAAATGCTGGCGGCCATGCGGGGCAAAGCAACGGCGGGGATGACAACCGATGAAATCCTTGAACTCACCCGGGGTGCCGGATGA
- a CDS encoding phage holin family protein, whose translation MFTQLVITWVVNGLSLWLISKLPLGVTLDGFGTALWTALALGLLNALIRPILFVLSLPLTILTLGLFTFVINAIIFGLAASLVEGFKLKNWLSALVAPIALGLINSILFQVLQTPATR comes from the coding sequence ATGTTCACGCAACTGGTCATAACGTGGGTGGTGAATGGGTTAAGCCTGTGGTTGATTTCTAAATTGCCCCTGGGGGTGACTTTAGATGGCTTTGGCACGGCTCTGTGGACGGCCTTGGCCTTGGGGTTGCTTAATGCTTTGATCCGACCCATTTTGTTTGTTTTGAGCCTACCTTTGACTATTTTGACCCTGGGTTTATTTACCTTTGTGATCAATGCAATTATTTTTGGGTTGGCGGCCAGTTTGGTCGAGGGATTCAAGCTCAAAAATTGGCTGAGTGCCCTGGTGGCTCCGATTGCCCTGGGGCTGATCAATTCGATTTTGTTTCAGGTCTTGCAGACCCCGGCGACACGCTAG
- a CDS encoding DUF5615 family PIN-like protein: protein MKLLLDENLSDRIIHRIVDLYPNSDHVKTLGLINTDDAVIWEYAKTNGFMIVSKDSDFHQRSLLYGHPPKFVYLRVGNCPTSKIIQILRDNLNMIIRFESSTMESLLVLT from the coding sequence GTGAAACTTCTGCTAGATGAAAATCTGTCTGACCGAATAATTCACAGAATTGTCGATCTGTATCCGAATTCTGACCATGTCAAGACGCTAGGATTGATCAATACAGACGATGCTGTGATCTGGGAATATGCCAAGACAAATGGTTTTATGATTGTTTCCAAAGATTCTGATTTTCATCAGCGCAGTTTACTCTATGGTCATCCACCCAAGTTTGTTTATCTGCGAGTTGGAAATTGCCCGACATCAAAGATTATTCAAATTTTGAGAGATAATTTGAACATGATCATTCGGTTTGAAAGTAGCACAATGGAAAGCCTTTTGGTGTTGACTTAG
- a CDS encoding LysR family transcriptional regulator, which translates to MDRLACIQTFVRIVEMGNLSTVAKTLGTTQPTVSKQLAALEDDLGVRLLLRSTRSLVLTEEGERFYEHCHDILGAMAAAEASVKGNDEPAGQLRLNCSVAFGQRQIIPLLSKFLSEYPQVDVQLTLDDGFVNLWEQGVDVAIRIGGQRDRRLVERLIGTTRRITVARQTYLDRCGQPEMPQDLTKHECIVYTRLLTGNHWEYQGKGRLISTPVQGRVRVDSSVGVRAATLAGMGVALTPSWLFEPEEYDRDNPLRPLLPDYAPLSMPIHAVYVKQPYVPRRIHCLIDFLARAFQSHPDLAVPG; encoded by the coding sequence ATGGACCGTCTCGCTTGCATTCAGACCTTTGTGCGGATTGTGGAAATGGGGAACCTTTCTACCGTAGCCAAAACCTTGGGAACCACCCAACCCACGGTAAGTAAGCAGTTGGCCGCCCTAGAAGACGACTTGGGGGTGCGATTGTTGCTCCGCTCTACCCGTTCGCTGGTTTTGACGGAAGAGGGGGAACGCTTTTATGAACATTGCCATGATATTTTGGGGGCAATGGCGGCGGCGGAAGCCAGTGTCAAGGGCAACGATGAACCGGCGGGGCAGTTACGCCTAAATTGTTCGGTGGCGTTTGGTCAACGGCAGATTATTCCCCTGCTGTCCAAGTTTTTGAGCGAATATCCCCAGGTGGATGTCCAGCTTACCCTGGATGATGGTTTTGTGAATCTTTGGGAGCAGGGGGTGGATGTGGCGATTCGCATCGGGGGACAACGGGATCGCCGGTTGGTGGAGCGGTTGATTGGCACAACCAGACGGATAACCGTGGCGCGGCAAACCTACCTGGATCGTTGCGGCCAACCGGAAATGCCCCAGGATTTGACAAAACATGAGTGCATTGTCTATACCCGTTTGTTGACGGGCAACCATTGGGAATACCAGGGCAAAGGGCGTTTGATCAGTACGCCGGTGCAGGGGCGGGTGCGGGTGGATAGCTCCGTGGGGGTGCGGGCGGCCACTTTGGCGGGGATGGGGGTGGCGCTAACTCCCAGTTGGTTGTTTGAGCCAGAGGAATATGACCGGGACAATCCCCTGCGACCGCTGTTGCCGGATTATGCGCCCTTGAGTATGCCTATCCATGCGGTGTATGTGAAGCAACCCTACGTGCCCCGCCGCATCCATTGTTTGATTGATTTTTTGGCGAGAGCCTTCCAATCCCACCCGGATTTGGCCGTGCCTGGTTAA
- a CDS encoding (Fe-S)-binding protein, with amino-acid sequence MATASGFDSQHPPSQAVIDTCVHCGFCLTTCPSYRVLGTEMDSPRGRIYQMNAINQGEIGLGMATVSHFDSCLGCLACVTACPSGVRYDELIGATRAQIQRNVSRSGWEMLVRGVIFQLFPYPERLRWVAPFLWLYQKMGWQRWLPGLLGRISPPLGAMAGALPPLKFSQLLPQPWPEVLPAQGTRRYRVGVILGCVQRLFNPQVNEATVRVLRAVGCEVVIPPQQGCCAALPQHQGETAQAQTLARWMIDSFRHYQLDAILINASGCGHTLKEYGHILADDPEYRERAQAFSRQVKDVQEFLAQIDLGVPLYPLADKPLSVVYQDACHMIHGQKISLQPRQLLRQIPGVELREPWDAALCCGSAGVYSFLQPETAQDLGRQKVMNLLNTGAQVIASANIGCTVQIQQYLRERTARVPVYHPVQLLDQAMRRLPLQNVRHPRQADLVRA; translated from the coding sequence ATGGCGACTGCCTCCGGTTTTGATAGCCAACACCCCCCGTCCCAGGCGGTGATTGATACCTGTGTGCATTGCGGGTTTTGTTTGACCACCTGCCCCAGCTACCGGGTTTTGGGGACGGAGATGGATTCCCCCCGGGGGCGCATTTACCAAATGAATGCCATTAACCAGGGGGAAATTGGTCTGGGCATGGCAACGGTGAGCCATTTTGATAGTTGTTTGGGCTGTCTGGCCTGTGTCACGGCCTGCCCTTCGGGGGTGCGTTATGACGAGTTGATTGGTGCCACCCGTGCCCAAATTCAACGGAATGTTTCCCGGTCGGGGTGGGAAATGTTGGTGCGGGGAGTGATCTTTCAGTTATTTCCCTACCCGGAACGCCTGCGTTGGGTGGCACCATTCCTCTGGCTTTATCAAAAAATGGGCTGGCAACGGTGGCTACCGGGGTTGTTGGGTCGCATTTCTCCCCCCCTAGGGGCGATGGCGGGGGCATTGCCGCCGTTGAAATTCTCCCAACTGTTGCCCCAACCTTGGCCGGAGGTACTGCCCGCCCAGGGAACCCGCCGCTACCGGGTAGGGGTGATTTTGGGCTGTGTGCAAAGGTTATTCAACCCCCAGGTGAATGAGGCGACCGTGCGGGTACTGCGGGCGGTGGGCTGTGAGGTGGTTATCCCGCCCCAGCAGGGGTGTTGCGCCGCCTTGCCCCAGCACCAGGGGGAAACCGCCCAGGCGCAAACCCTGGCTCGCTGGATGATTGATAGTTTTCGCCATTATCAATTAGATGCGATTCTCATCAACGCCTCCGGGTGCGGCCACACGTTGAAGGAATACGGGCACATTTTGGCCGATGACCCAGAGTATCGGGAACGTGCCCAGGCGTTTAGCCGCCAAGTCAAAGATGTGCAGGAATTTCTGGCTCAAATTGATTTGGGGGTGCCCCTGTATCCCCTGGCGGATAAGCCCTTGAGCGTGGTTTATCAAGATGCCTGCCACATGATCCACGGTCAAAAAATCAGCCTGCAACCGAGGCAATTATTGCGCCAGATTCCGGGGGTAGAACTGCGGGAACCTTGGGATGCGGCCTTGTGTTGCGGGAGCGCCGGAGTCTATAGCTTTCTCCAGCCGGAAACCGCCCAGGATTTGGGTCGCCAAAAGGTGATGAATTTACTCAATACCGGGGCGCAGGTGATTGCTTCCGCTAACATTGGCTGTACGGTGCAAATTCAGCAGTACCTGCGGGAACGGACGGCCAGGGTGCCGGTGTATCATCCGGTGCAATTGCTCGACCAGGCCATGCGCCGCCTACCGTTGCAGAATGTCCGCCACCCGAGGCAGGCCGATTTGGTCAGAGCTTAA